GTTTTGGAGAATGACCCAGCTCATATCCTCCAGATAATTTGTTATACTTCCGGTAACCTGCTCTGCTGTCAGCGTTTCTGAAATATTTGTGAAGTCTTTTATGTCGCTGAAAAGAAAGGTCATTTCTCTTCGGTCACCACCGAGTGTCGGAACTATGTCGTTAACGATCATCGCTTTGACAAGTGGTGTTGGTATGTAACTCCCAAATGCCTTGAGAGCTTCACGCATTGTTTCAATTGATTTGCTCAGTTCTCGAATTTCAAGAATGTTTGACTGGACGTCTATGGGGGAATCCAGCTTGAAAGCTTTTATGTTCTCCACATTGCTGGTCAGTATTTTTAATGGACGACTTATCCGTTTGGCAACAAAGTAGATTATTGGCAAAAACAGAAAAAGCATGCCCAGAGAAACAAAGAGGGTTTGTTTGCCGATTTCAGCGATAGGCCCAGTAAACGTTGATTCCGGACTCGCCATGCCTATGAACAGTTTTTTCCCGTACACCTTGGGAAGAGGTTCGATGCCAACGAGGTAGTCAACGCCATCCACCAAGAGAGATTGACCTCGTATGGAAACTTCCTTTTTTTTATGAAATAATTGCATAAGTCCCATAAGGGCAGGAGAACCCAAAGCGGCAATTTTCTCATCCATGAATAATTTGTTTTCCGTGATACCGATACTGGTAACCAGTTTAGCGAGGTCCGGATAAGCGTAAACCATTCCGGCAGCATCAAAGAGCATGATCTGGCTGTTGTTGTCGACGAGTTGTGTCTTCAGGAAGCTAGAGAGATTGGATAGTGACAAATCGACGCCGATAACGCCCTGAACCGGAGCATCAAAACGACGGGAGACGGTTATGCCCGGCTCTTCTGATAAGGAAAATATATAAATTTCACTGAGTGTTGCAATATCTGTTTCACTGGCCGATTTGTACCATGGGCGATGTCGGGGATCATATTGGATATGCCTGTCAGAAGAGGAGCCGACTGTAACGAAACCGGCATCCATGTATTTTCTTAATTCGTAGCGTTGTCCATCAGCCAGATGGGAAATTGTCTGTGTATACCAGATGGCATTTTGAGGAATCTTTAGATTCTTTTTCAATTCATTTCGTTCTCTCAGGGATGATACGAGAAAGAAGTCTCCATCACCAAACCCTATATATATTGACGTAAAATCCTTATTTTGCTCAAGAAATTTAAAGAAAATATGTTGTAGAGGTTGGGAGTGAATTGACGCTTTTTTCCCGATCTCCTGAAAATTTACATAGGTGTCTACGGTCCTGAATGCTGTGTCAAAAAGGTTCTGTGTTTTTTCAATGACAGAACCTCCGACCCGACGCAGCAGTTGCTGTGCCGCGATAACTGCGGAGTCGGAATTGCTTTTATAACCGTACGCCACAACGCTCAGAACAATTGTAATGACCAACACTGTGAAAATTGTGAGGATATTGACATACAGGGGGATTTTCTTTCTCATTTTCAGCCCTTATGCGTGTTGAAACAAAAAAAGGAATCCAGATTCATATTGGTGCAGTGTGCCGCCGTGAAAGGAACTGCCTATAACAACTAAATCTGATCCATCTTTGCCATATCCTATATATAACAAAAGCGGTAGAGCATGTTGCCCAGAATAGCACTCAGGCTTTTCCTCGCAGGAGTGAGGCAAAAGACATGCTGCGCTGAATGGCTTTGACTGTTTTGCCACAATCAACACTCTTCATACTTGTTTGTCCCTTATGAACGCTTGAGACTTTTTGTCTTTTCAACAGGCCTTGCTGACTTGATTCATCTGTCAATCAGGAATGTTTTTGCCGATCGTGTCAAAGGCGATGGAGTGGCGGATACGACTGGTCTGCCGTGTTAGTTCCTTTCTGCATGACTCTCTGTGGTGGGCACATTTATATGGTGCGTGCATTTTTATTTCATATCCATCAGTACCGTAAAGCGTTGTGACTGGTTGATCGACAACATGGTTTTCCTCGTGTCTGTCGGCCAGTTTCTCTTGACAGTTTCCCGAGCAGAATTTATTGAACTCCAAAGATAATGATTTTCAAAATCAACACAATGCGAGGGTCTTAAATTGCACAATGTGCCCAATATTCATAATAAAAACTGTCACTTTCCTGGTGTTGGCAATGCCTCTGTTAAGTCTATTCGTAGTTTTCGTTCCATGGGGTGTCGTGAGAAGGAAAAAGTCCTTCTGTCCATGTGGCAGGAGTATCAGGTGCGTCCAGGCCTGTCCGTGAGTGTGTTGGATGCCGCATTGCCCGATACTTTTTCTTTTGATTATCGAAGGGATAATCAGTTCATCGATTTTGGTTTTTTTCTCGAGGGTGATTCTGTCAACGAGATACGGAAAGGTCCCCGTGGAAACCGTATGGTGGAAAATCGAGCCGGGAAGGGAGGGATTGGGTTTTTCAAACATATGAACGGAATCGTGACTATCCCGGCCGGGAAAAAAGTTCGAATCGTTCACATGCATGTCATGCCCGAGGTTTTGGGCTCCATGCTTTGTGACGATGTTGACTGTGTGAATCCCAGTCTCAGGAAGGTACTGGAGCAGGAGGATGGCGCGGAGTTTTTCAGGCATCGTTGCATGTCGCCCAAAGTGCAGGCCGTCGCCAATGAAGTCTTCTTTGGAGTACGAAATAACTTTGGCGTCAAATTGTATATGGAAGGCAAGACGCTTGAATTACTCGGCTTGAGTTTGGTGGAAGGGGATTGCCCTGTGAAGTCCGGTTTGCACTCTCTTTGCCCCAGAGAGCGAGATATCATCCATGCCATTCGTAAGGAGCTTGAGGAAACGTTTGTCGTGCCTCCATCTCTGGCGGAACTGTCCAGTAAATATGGCATCAGCGTTCACAAGATCCAGGCAGGATTTCGTAGTCTGTATGGGATGTCCGTGTTCGGG
The genomic region above belongs to uncultured Pseudodesulfovibrio sp. and contains:
- a CDS encoding adenylate/guanylate cyclase domain-containing protein, which produces MRKKIPLYVNILTIFTVLVITIVLSVVAYGYKSNSDSAVIAAQQLLRRVGGSVIEKTQNLFDTAFRTVDTYVNFQEIGKKASIHSQPLQHIFFKFLEQNKDFTSIYIGFGDGDFFLVSSLRERNELKKNLKIPQNAIWYTQTISHLADGQRYELRKYMDAGFVTVGSSSDRHIQYDPRHRPWYKSASETDIATLSEIYIFSLSEEPGITVSRRFDAPVQGVIGVDLSLSNLSSFLKTQLVDNNSQIMLFDAAGMVYAYPDLAKLVTSIGITENKLFMDEKIAALGSPALMGLMQLFHKKKEVSIRGQSLLVDGVDYLVGIEPLPKVYGKKLFIGMASPESTFTGPIAEIGKQTLFVSLGMLFLFLPIIYFVAKRISRPLKILTSNVENIKAFKLDSPIDVQSNILEIRELSKSIETMREALKAFGSYIPTPLVKAMIVNDIVPTLGGDRREMTFLFSDIKDFTNISETLTAEQVTGSITNYLEDMSWVILQNNGTIDKYIGDSIMAFWNAPVTDTEHAADACLATLQCRDVLNEFNRRRRENNEPEFLTRMGVHTGEAIVGNIGSSDRMAYTAMGSAVNLASRLEGLNKYMGTDILVSETTRLAAGNEFLFRFAGKVIPKGTSTGMSVYELLGTKKDATGVYAPFSVNAEMMQKVKEWEVAIRMFLSRDFAEAATAFTDILEKYGSDLLVEKYLGLTHDFSTHPPEASWSGEQSFDVK
- a CDS encoding AraC family transcriptional regulator; protein product: MPNIHNKNCHFPGVGNASVKSIRSFRSMGCREKEKVLLSMWQEYQVRPGLSVSVLDAALPDTFSFDYRRDNQFIDFGFFLEGDSVNEIRKGPRGNRMVENRAGKGGIGFFKHMNGIVTIPAGKKVRIVHMHVMPEVLGSMLCDDVDCVNPSLRKVLEQEDGAEFFRHRCMSPKVQAVANEVFFGVRNNFGVKLYMEGKTLELLGLSLVEGDCPVKSGLHSLCPRERDIIHAIRKELEETFVVPPSLAELSSKYGISVHKIQAGFRSLYGMSVFGLLKEFKLQKARMLFEEGDMNVSEVAWAIGYINLSHFGTAYRKRFGILPKAYLKATRANVYDRADGVPGS